A single region of the Gasterosteus aculeatus chromosome 1, fGasAcu3.hap1.1, whole genome shotgun sequence genome encodes:
- the LOC120821089 gene encoding rho guanine nucleotide exchange factor TIAM1 isoform X2, which translates to MGNVESQNGDHTLYRNEHGYLSRKHMSRSLRISNKQSRRSRHASSGKIEHRNSETSTRSSSTPSIPQSLADNGLEPFDETNILPDFGSPIWVDRVAMNLRPVSFHNDLANPSVHMNTMHVTLPGPTAEEVQDEDVYAGEVTYLQKTRDCSKETASFKKKRSKSADMWRDDSLEFSLSDLSQDHLTSTEEIIDPQESKRDFTDGKGHLQCSPTDCGDRANSLDELCSQKCPPARRQPHGRYAKWHDTNRVIREGEDDKMISPSEEDGNSYGAYTLPCRRSHCLSEGLSSHQAAMCASMQGRRAQTIQDVTAGEGSEYEDSGIDGVTVEAEQQSRRYKTMSASFSVCSAAGRSMFAGSDSGSSSGGGPSECVQGVYENFRQELEMSSCQTDSLEEAGSALSDEQSTMSSTYQSDPLLSVTQGMVRKAGRLAVKNFLVHKKNKKVESATRRKWKSYWVSLKGCTLFFYETDGRSGIDNNSIPKHAVWVENSIVQAVPEHPKKDFVFCLSNSLGDAFLFQTCSQTELENWITAIHSACATAVARQHHREDTVRLLRAEIKKLEQKIDMDEKMKKMGDMQLSAVTDTKKRKTILDQIFLWEQNLEQFHMDLFRFRCYLASLQGGELPNPKRLLAVASRPTKLAMGRLGIFSVSSFHALVAARSENGVRRRTQAMSRSCSKRKSRFSSLWGLDTTSKKKTKAHPSINQVFADGREQVKNPVDGMFDNPTKENTETEDGTVKSLPRASTESDIWVPDHLTPSWVCLPNDQPVLTIIQPGESALCVLETICKAYQLDPTKHYLRLKFLIENQGQFYIPKPEEDVYDLLYKEIELCCKITKVIQFDRDESCMIGYGFSISVVEEDGVQQLYITDVKAGGLAFAKGLNAGDEILQLNGKDSHSLNFSDMKVAFSQASLALTVNTLPSVERRQLCYLPPRRSDAEEDSYTDIFSQSQEEILDDGVGLLLESSGDSLDDDSEIFSEFEGIKSTEQVAAFCRSLHDMNPSECVSSSPSPDSPFPPPATLRQLSDADKLRKVICELVETERTYVKDLNCLIGRYLTPLQKETFLTQDELDVLFGNLLEMVEFQLEFLKTLEDGTRLVPDLEKLERVDQFKKILFSLGGSFLYYADRFKIYSAFCASHTKVPKVLVKAKTDPDFKAFLEERNPKQQHSSTLESYLIKPIQRVLKYPLLLRELYSLTDPDSEEHYHLDVAMKAMNKVASHINEMQKIHEEFGAVFDLLITEQSGEKKEFLRQVADLSMGDLLLHTSATWINPPASLGKWKKEPQMATFVFKMAVVFVCKEGSKQKKKMGGSHRVSVSSEEKDPFRYRHMIPTSSLQVRSLANADGEGSAVCEIVHTKSESEGRPERTFQLCCSSPESRKDFLKTVHSILREKHRRQLLKTESLPVKQQYVPFGGKRLCALKGARPAINRAASVPTRTLGRRKLVRNRFTIDTDIVFDGEPGQEVTSPQEPDSINRLQQDTEPDKLQQAELAGDTDRWVEQQFDLEEYEDKEVVKETDILSDEDDELCQTPGASSAEAELRAPVMALSLESEETSEGESLQSPKASSSPDDEQSAAANNSVEEDQKQTERDEIWVRRQQSGSSPESGT; encoded by the exons ATGGGTAATGTTGAAAGCCAGAATGGGGACCACACCCTATACCGTAACGAACATGGCTATTTGTCACGTAAGCACATGTCTCGGTCTCTTCGCATCTCTAACAAACAGTCCAGGCGCTCTCGACATGCTTCCTCTGGGAAAATAGAGCACCGTAATTCTGAAACGAGCACGCGCTCAAGTAGCACCCCTAGTATCCCACAATCCCTGGCCGACAATGGCCTGGAGCCCTTCGATGAAACAAATATCCTCCCAGACTTTGGAAGCCCCATCTGGGTGGACCGTGTGGCCATGAACCTGCGGCCTGTGTCCTTTCACAACGACCTTGCCAATCCCTCGGTGCACATGAATACGATGCACGTGACCCTACCCGGCCCCACAGCCGAGGAGGTGCAGGATGAAGACGTGTACGCGGGCGAGGTGACGTACCTTCAGAAAACTCGGGATTGCTCCAAGGAGACCGCCAGCTTCAAGAAAAAGCGGTCCAAGTCTGCAGACATGTGGCGAGATGACAGCCTGGAGTTCTCGCTGTCTGATCTCAGCCAAGACCACTTGACCAGCACGGAGGAGATCATAGACCCACAAGAGAGCAAGAGGGACTTTACTGACGGCAAGGGACACCTGCAGTGCAGCCCCACGGACTGCGGCGACAGGGCCAACTCCCTGGACGAGCTGTGTAGCCAAAAgtgcccccccgcccgccgGCAGCCGCACGGCCGCTACGCCAAGTGGCATGACACCAACCGGGTCATCAGGGAGGGTGAGGATGATAAGATGATCTCCCCTTCAGAGGAGGATGGGAACTCCTATGGTGCGTACACCCTCCCCTGCCGGCGTTCCCATTGCCTTTCCGAGGGCCTGAGCAGCCACCAAGCCGCCATGTGTGCCAGCATGCAGGGCAGGAGGGCTCAGACTATACAG GACGTCACTGCCGGAGAGGGTAGCGAGTACGAGGACAGCGGCATCGACGGGGTGACCGTGGAGGCGGAGCAGCAGTCCAGGCGCTACAAGACCATGTCCGCCTCCTTCTCCGTGTGCTCGGCAGCTGGCAGGAGCATGTTTGCTGGCAGTGacagtggcagcagcagcggcggagGACCCAGCGAGTGTGTGCAGGGCGTGTACGAGAACTTTCGCCAAGAGCTGGAGATGAGCTCCTGCCAGACAGATAGCTTGGAGGAGGCAGGGTCCGCCCTAAGTGACGAGCAGAGCACGATGAGCTCCACCTACCAATCTGACCCGTTGCTCAGCGTCACCCAGGGGATGGTACGCAAAGCCGGCAGGCTCGCTGTCAAGAACTTCCTCGTACataagaagaacaagaaagtggaaTCAGCCACAAGGCGCAAGTGGAAAAGTTACTGGGTTTCCCTGAAAG GTTGTACTCTATTCTTCTATGAAACCGATGGCCGTTCAGGGATTGACAACAACAGTATTCCTAAGCATGCCGTCTGGGTGGAGAACAGTATTGTCCAGGCGGTACCTGAGCATCCCAAAAAGGACTTTGTGTTCTGTCTAAGCAACTCCCTGGGAGATGCTTTCCTGTTTCAG ACTTGCAGCCAGACAGAGCTGGAGAATTGGATTACAGCCATCCACTCGGCATGTGCCACCGCCGTCGCCCGCCAGCATCACAGAGAGGATACGGTGCGCCTGCTTCGTGCAGAGATCAAGAAGCTTGAGCAGAAGATAGATATGgatgagaagatgaagaagatgggAGACATGCAGCTGTCAGCTGTTACTGACaccaagaagaggaagacgatcCTGGATCAA aTCTTCCTGTGGGAGCAGAACCTCGAGCAGTTTCATATGGATCTATTCCGCTTCAGGTGCTACCTGGCCAGCCTGCAAGGTGGAGAGCTGCCCAACCCCAAACGTCTCCTGGCTGTTGCATCTCGTCCCACCAAGCTGGCAATGGGCCGGCTGGGCATATTCTCTGTGTCTTCCTTCCATGCACTG GTGGCAGCTCGCTCAGAGAACGGAGTGAGAAGGCGAACACAGGCCATGTCTCGCTCCTGTAGCAAACGCAAGAGCAGGTTTTCCTCCCTCTGGGGTCTGGACACcacctcaaagaaaaaaacaaaagcccatCCCAGTATCAACCAG GTCTTTGCTGATGGCAGAGAGCAAGTGAAAAACCCCGTTGATGGCATGTTTGATAATCCAACCAAGGAAAATACA GAAACCGAGGATGGAACTGTGAAAAGCCTTCCACGGGCCAGCACAGAAAGTGATATTTGGGTTCCTGACCACCTCACCCCCTCCTGGGTGTGTCTGCCGAATGACCAGCCAGTGCTCACCATCATCCAGCCCGGGGAGTCAGCGCTGTGCGTTCTGGAAACCATCTGCAAG GCCTACCAGCTTGATCCCACCAAGCACTACTTGAGACTCAAATTCCTTATCGAAAACCAAGGACAATTCTACATTCCCAAACCAGAGGAGGATGTATATGACTTG CTTTACAAAGAAATTGAGCTCTGCTGCAAAATTACTAAAGTAATCCAGTTTGACAGAGATGAATCCTGCATGATCGGCTACG gtTTCTCCATttcagtggtggaggaggacggagtgCAGCAGCTCTACATCACTGATGTGAAGGCGGGCGGATTAGCTTTTGCCAAAG GTCTCAATGCTGGGGATGAAATACTCCAGTTGAACGGAAAAGACTCGCACAGTCTCAACTTCTCCGACATGAAAGTAGCTTTCTCTCAAGCTTCGCTGGCTTTGACCGTTAACACTTTGCCATCTGTGGAGCGCCGTCAGCTCTGCTATCTGCCGCCCCGCCGCTCAGACGCTGAGGAGGATTCATACACAGACATCTTCTCCCAGAGTCAAG AGGAGATTCTAGACGACGGGGTGGGACTTCTGCTCGAGAGCTCAGGAGACAGCCTGGACGATGACTCTGAGATCTTCAGCGAGTTTGAGGGCATAAAG AGTACAGAGCAAGTCGCTGCCTTCTGCCGCAGTCTCCATGACATGAATCCCTCGGAGTGTGTGTCTTCTTCGCCAAGCCCGGACTCTCCGTTCCCACCACCTGCAACGCTCCGACAGCTCTCTGACGCCGACAAGCTCCGCAAAGTCATCTGTGAACTCGTGGAGACCGAACGCACCTATGTCAAA GATCTGAATTGTCTCATTGGGAGATATTTAACCCCACTGCAGAAAGAGACCTTCCTCACACAGGATGAG CTGGATGTGCTATTTGGGAACTTGCTAGAAATGGTGGAGTTTCAGTTGGAGTTTCTCAAGACCCTGGAAGATGGGACCAGACTGGTTCCCGATCTAGAAAAATTGGAGCGAGTGGACCAGTTTAAG AAAATCCTCTTCTCCCTGGGAGGCTCTTTCCTGTACTACGCAGACCGTTTTAAAATCTACAGCGCTTTCTGCGCCAGCCACACTAAGGTCCCTAAAGTCCTTGTAAAAG CCAAAACCGATCCAGATTTCAAGGCCTTCCTGGAGGAGCGCAACCCCAAGCAGCAGCACTCTTCCACCCTGGAGTCGTACCTGATCAAACCCATCCAGAGGGTGCTGAAGTATCCCCTCCTGCTGAGGGAGCTCTACTCGCTCACGGACCCTGACAGTGAGGAGCACTACCATCTGGATG TTGCCATGAAAGCCATGAACAAAGTAGCCAGCCACATCAACGAGATGCAGAAGATCCACGAGGAGTTCGGAGCTGTGTTCGATCTGCTCATCACTGAGCAGAGTGGTGAAAAGAAAGAG TTTCTTCGCCAGGTGGCTGATCTGTCTATGGGGGATCTGCTACTCCACACCAGTGCGACTTGGAtcaacccccccgcctccttggGCAAATGGAAGAAAGAGCCCCAGATGGCCACATTTG TGTTCAAAATGGCAGTCGTCTTCGTCTGCAAGGAAGGATccaagcaaaaaaagaaaatg GGTGGCTCCCATCGAGTCTCTGTATCTTCAGAGGAAAAGGATCCCTTCAGATATCGTCACATGATCCCAACTAGTTCCCTTCAAGTCAGGTCCTTGGCCAATGCAG ATGGCGAAGGCTCGGCGGTTTGTGAGATTGTCCACACAAAGTCTGAGTCCGAGGGAAGGCCAGAGAGGACATTTcagctgtgctgcag TTCACCAGAGAGTAGAAAAGACTTTCTGAAGACGGTACATTCCATCTTGAGGGAAAAGCACCGCAGGCAGCTCCTAAAAACCGAGAGTTTACCCGTTAAACAACAGTATGTGCCCTTTGGTGGAAAGCGCCTCTGTGCCCTGAAGGGAGCCCGTCCAGCCATAAATAGAGCAG catcTGTACCCACCAGGACGCTCGGCCGGAGGAAGTTGGTGCGCAACCGGTTCACTATAGACACCGACATCGTTTTTGACGGCGAGCCCGGACAGGAAGTCACTTCACCACAGGAGCCCGACTCAATCAACCGGCTGCAGCAAGACACCGAACCAGATAAGCTTCAGCAGGCCGAGTTAGCAGGCGACACAGACCGCTGGGTGGAGCAACAGTTTGACCTGGAAGAATACGAGGACAAGGAAGTGGTGAAGGAGACAGACATCCTTAGTGATGAAGACGATGAGCTCTGCCAGACACCCGGAGCGTCGTCCGCCGAGGCCGAGCTCCGGGCGCCGGTCATGGCTTTGTCCTTGGAGAGCGAGGAGACCAGCGAGGGCGAGAGCCTTCAGTCCCCAAAGGCCAGCAGTTCCCCCGATGACGAGCAGAGCGCCGCCGCCAATAACAGCGTGGAGGAGGATCAAAAGCAAACGGAGCGGGATGAGATATGGGTAAGAAGGCAGCAGTCCGGTTCGTCCCCAGAATCTGGCACATAA
- the LOC120821089 gene encoding rho guanine nucleotide exchange factor TIAM1 isoform X1, whose product MGNVESQNGDHTLYRNEHGYLSRKHMSRSLRISNKQSRRSRHASSGKIEHRNSETSTRSSSTPSIPQSLADNGLEPFDETNILPDFGSPIWVDRVAMNLRPVSFHNDLANPSVHMNTMHVTLPGPTAEEVQDEDVYAGEVTYLQKTRDCSKETASFKKKRSKSADMWRDDSLEFSLSDLSQDHLTSTEEIIDPQESKRDFTDGKGHLQCSPTDCGDRANSLDELCSQKCPPARRQPHGRYAKWHDTNRVIREGEDDKMISPSEEDGNSYGAYTLPCRRSHCLSEGLSSHQAAMCASMQGRRAQTIQDVTAGEGSEYEDSGIDGVTVEAEQQSRRYKTMSASFSVCSAAGRSMFAGSDSGSSSGGGPSECVQGVYENFRQELEMSSCQTDSLEEAGSALSDEQSTMSSTYQSDPLLSVTQGMVRKAGRLAVKNFLVHKKNKKVESATRRKWKSYWVSLKGCTLFFYETDGRSGIDNNSIPKHAVWVENSIVQAVPEHPKKDFVFCLSNSLGDAFLFQTCSQTELENWITAIHSACATAVARQHHREDTVRLLRAEIKKLEQKIDMDEKMKKMGDMQLSAVTDTKKRKTILDQIFLWEQNLEQFHMDLFRFRCYLASLQGGELPNPKRLLAVASRPTKLAMGRLGIFSVSSFHALVAARSENGVRRRTQAMSRSCSKRKSRFSSLWGLDTTSKKKTKAHPSINQQVFADGREQVKNPVDGMFDNPTKENTETEDGTVKSLPRASTESDIWVPDHLTPSWVCLPNDQPVLTIIQPGESALCVLETICKAYQLDPTKHYLRLKFLIENQGQFYIPKPEEDVYDLLYKEIELCCKITKVIQFDRDESCMIGYGFSISVVEEDGVQQLYITDVKAGGLAFAKGLNAGDEILQLNGKDSHSLNFSDMKVAFSQASLALTVNTLPSVERRQLCYLPPRRSDAEEDSYTDIFSQSQEEILDDGVGLLLESSGDSLDDDSEIFSEFEGIKSTEQVAAFCRSLHDMNPSECVSSSPSPDSPFPPPATLRQLSDADKLRKVICELVETERTYVKDLNCLIGRYLTPLQKETFLTQDELDVLFGNLLEMVEFQLEFLKTLEDGTRLVPDLEKLERVDQFKKILFSLGGSFLYYADRFKIYSAFCASHTKVPKVLVKAKTDPDFKAFLEERNPKQQHSSTLESYLIKPIQRVLKYPLLLRELYSLTDPDSEEHYHLDVAMKAMNKVASHINEMQKIHEEFGAVFDLLITEQSGEKKEFLRQVADLSMGDLLLHTSATWINPPASLGKWKKEPQMATFVFKMAVVFVCKEGSKQKKKMGGSHRVSVSSEEKDPFRYRHMIPTSSLQVRSLANADGEGSAVCEIVHTKSESEGRPERTFQLCCSSPESRKDFLKTVHSILREKHRRQLLKTESLPVKQQYVPFGGKRLCALKGARPAINRAASVPTRTLGRRKLVRNRFTIDTDIVFDGEPGQEVTSPQEPDSINRLQQDTEPDKLQQAELAGDTDRWVEQQFDLEEYEDKEVVKETDILSDEDDELCQTPGASSAEAELRAPVMALSLESEETSEGESLQSPKASSSPDDEQSAAANNSVEEDQKQTERDEIWVRRQQSGSSPESGT is encoded by the exons ATGGGTAATGTTGAAAGCCAGAATGGGGACCACACCCTATACCGTAACGAACATGGCTATTTGTCACGTAAGCACATGTCTCGGTCTCTTCGCATCTCTAACAAACAGTCCAGGCGCTCTCGACATGCTTCCTCTGGGAAAATAGAGCACCGTAATTCTGAAACGAGCACGCGCTCAAGTAGCACCCCTAGTATCCCACAATCCCTGGCCGACAATGGCCTGGAGCCCTTCGATGAAACAAATATCCTCCCAGACTTTGGAAGCCCCATCTGGGTGGACCGTGTGGCCATGAACCTGCGGCCTGTGTCCTTTCACAACGACCTTGCCAATCCCTCGGTGCACATGAATACGATGCACGTGACCCTACCCGGCCCCACAGCCGAGGAGGTGCAGGATGAAGACGTGTACGCGGGCGAGGTGACGTACCTTCAGAAAACTCGGGATTGCTCCAAGGAGACCGCCAGCTTCAAGAAAAAGCGGTCCAAGTCTGCAGACATGTGGCGAGATGACAGCCTGGAGTTCTCGCTGTCTGATCTCAGCCAAGACCACTTGACCAGCACGGAGGAGATCATAGACCCACAAGAGAGCAAGAGGGACTTTACTGACGGCAAGGGACACCTGCAGTGCAGCCCCACGGACTGCGGCGACAGGGCCAACTCCCTGGACGAGCTGTGTAGCCAAAAgtgcccccccgcccgccgGCAGCCGCACGGCCGCTACGCCAAGTGGCATGACACCAACCGGGTCATCAGGGAGGGTGAGGATGATAAGATGATCTCCCCTTCAGAGGAGGATGGGAACTCCTATGGTGCGTACACCCTCCCCTGCCGGCGTTCCCATTGCCTTTCCGAGGGCCTGAGCAGCCACCAAGCCGCCATGTGTGCCAGCATGCAGGGCAGGAGGGCTCAGACTATACAG GACGTCACTGCCGGAGAGGGTAGCGAGTACGAGGACAGCGGCATCGACGGGGTGACCGTGGAGGCGGAGCAGCAGTCCAGGCGCTACAAGACCATGTCCGCCTCCTTCTCCGTGTGCTCGGCAGCTGGCAGGAGCATGTTTGCTGGCAGTGacagtggcagcagcagcggcggagGACCCAGCGAGTGTGTGCAGGGCGTGTACGAGAACTTTCGCCAAGAGCTGGAGATGAGCTCCTGCCAGACAGATAGCTTGGAGGAGGCAGGGTCCGCCCTAAGTGACGAGCAGAGCACGATGAGCTCCACCTACCAATCTGACCCGTTGCTCAGCGTCACCCAGGGGATGGTACGCAAAGCCGGCAGGCTCGCTGTCAAGAACTTCCTCGTACataagaagaacaagaaagtggaaTCAGCCACAAGGCGCAAGTGGAAAAGTTACTGGGTTTCCCTGAAAG GTTGTACTCTATTCTTCTATGAAACCGATGGCCGTTCAGGGATTGACAACAACAGTATTCCTAAGCATGCCGTCTGGGTGGAGAACAGTATTGTCCAGGCGGTACCTGAGCATCCCAAAAAGGACTTTGTGTTCTGTCTAAGCAACTCCCTGGGAGATGCTTTCCTGTTTCAG ACTTGCAGCCAGACAGAGCTGGAGAATTGGATTACAGCCATCCACTCGGCATGTGCCACCGCCGTCGCCCGCCAGCATCACAGAGAGGATACGGTGCGCCTGCTTCGTGCAGAGATCAAGAAGCTTGAGCAGAAGATAGATATGgatgagaagatgaagaagatgggAGACATGCAGCTGTCAGCTGTTACTGACaccaagaagaggaagacgatcCTGGATCAA aTCTTCCTGTGGGAGCAGAACCTCGAGCAGTTTCATATGGATCTATTCCGCTTCAGGTGCTACCTGGCCAGCCTGCAAGGTGGAGAGCTGCCCAACCCCAAACGTCTCCTGGCTGTTGCATCTCGTCCCACCAAGCTGGCAATGGGCCGGCTGGGCATATTCTCTGTGTCTTCCTTCCATGCACTG GTGGCAGCTCGCTCAGAGAACGGAGTGAGAAGGCGAACACAGGCCATGTCTCGCTCCTGTAGCAAACGCAAGAGCAGGTTTTCCTCCCTCTGGGGTCTGGACACcacctcaaagaaaaaaacaaaagcccatCCCAGTATCAACCAG CAGGTCTTTGCTGATGGCAGAGAGCAAGTGAAAAACCCCGTTGATGGCATGTTTGATAATCCAACCAAGGAAAATACA GAAACCGAGGATGGAACTGTGAAAAGCCTTCCACGGGCCAGCACAGAAAGTGATATTTGGGTTCCTGACCACCTCACCCCCTCCTGGGTGTGTCTGCCGAATGACCAGCCAGTGCTCACCATCATCCAGCCCGGGGAGTCAGCGCTGTGCGTTCTGGAAACCATCTGCAAG GCCTACCAGCTTGATCCCACCAAGCACTACTTGAGACTCAAATTCCTTATCGAAAACCAAGGACAATTCTACATTCCCAAACCAGAGGAGGATGTATATGACTTG CTTTACAAAGAAATTGAGCTCTGCTGCAAAATTACTAAAGTAATCCAGTTTGACAGAGATGAATCCTGCATGATCGGCTACG gtTTCTCCATttcagtggtggaggaggacggagtgCAGCAGCTCTACATCACTGATGTGAAGGCGGGCGGATTAGCTTTTGCCAAAG GTCTCAATGCTGGGGATGAAATACTCCAGTTGAACGGAAAAGACTCGCACAGTCTCAACTTCTCCGACATGAAAGTAGCTTTCTCTCAAGCTTCGCTGGCTTTGACCGTTAACACTTTGCCATCTGTGGAGCGCCGTCAGCTCTGCTATCTGCCGCCCCGCCGCTCAGACGCTGAGGAGGATTCATACACAGACATCTTCTCCCAGAGTCAAG AGGAGATTCTAGACGACGGGGTGGGACTTCTGCTCGAGAGCTCAGGAGACAGCCTGGACGATGACTCTGAGATCTTCAGCGAGTTTGAGGGCATAAAG AGTACAGAGCAAGTCGCTGCCTTCTGCCGCAGTCTCCATGACATGAATCCCTCGGAGTGTGTGTCTTCTTCGCCAAGCCCGGACTCTCCGTTCCCACCACCTGCAACGCTCCGACAGCTCTCTGACGCCGACAAGCTCCGCAAAGTCATCTGTGAACTCGTGGAGACCGAACGCACCTATGTCAAA GATCTGAATTGTCTCATTGGGAGATATTTAACCCCACTGCAGAAAGAGACCTTCCTCACACAGGATGAG CTGGATGTGCTATTTGGGAACTTGCTAGAAATGGTGGAGTTTCAGTTGGAGTTTCTCAAGACCCTGGAAGATGGGACCAGACTGGTTCCCGATCTAGAAAAATTGGAGCGAGTGGACCAGTTTAAG AAAATCCTCTTCTCCCTGGGAGGCTCTTTCCTGTACTACGCAGACCGTTTTAAAATCTACAGCGCTTTCTGCGCCAGCCACACTAAGGTCCCTAAAGTCCTTGTAAAAG CCAAAACCGATCCAGATTTCAAGGCCTTCCTGGAGGAGCGCAACCCCAAGCAGCAGCACTCTTCCACCCTGGAGTCGTACCTGATCAAACCCATCCAGAGGGTGCTGAAGTATCCCCTCCTGCTGAGGGAGCTCTACTCGCTCACGGACCCTGACAGTGAGGAGCACTACCATCTGGATG TTGCCATGAAAGCCATGAACAAAGTAGCCAGCCACATCAACGAGATGCAGAAGATCCACGAGGAGTTCGGAGCTGTGTTCGATCTGCTCATCACTGAGCAGAGTGGTGAAAAGAAAGAG TTTCTTCGCCAGGTGGCTGATCTGTCTATGGGGGATCTGCTACTCCACACCAGTGCGACTTGGAtcaacccccccgcctccttggGCAAATGGAAGAAAGAGCCCCAGATGGCCACATTTG TGTTCAAAATGGCAGTCGTCTTCGTCTGCAAGGAAGGATccaagcaaaaaaagaaaatg GGTGGCTCCCATCGAGTCTCTGTATCTTCAGAGGAAAAGGATCCCTTCAGATATCGTCACATGATCCCAACTAGTTCCCTTCAAGTCAGGTCCTTGGCCAATGCAG ATGGCGAAGGCTCGGCGGTTTGTGAGATTGTCCACACAAAGTCTGAGTCCGAGGGAAGGCCAGAGAGGACATTTcagctgtgctgcag TTCACCAGAGAGTAGAAAAGACTTTCTGAAGACGGTACATTCCATCTTGAGGGAAAAGCACCGCAGGCAGCTCCTAAAAACCGAGAGTTTACCCGTTAAACAACAGTATGTGCCCTTTGGTGGAAAGCGCCTCTGTGCCCTGAAGGGAGCCCGTCCAGCCATAAATAGAGCAG catcTGTACCCACCAGGACGCTCGGCCGGAGGAAGTTGGTGCGCAACCGGTTCACTATAGACACCGACATCGTTTTTGACGGCGAGCCCGGACAGGAAGTCACTTCACCACAGGAGCCCGACTCAATCAACCGGCTGCAGCAAGACACCGAACCAGATAAGCTTCAGCAGGCCGAGTTAGCAGGCGACACAGACCGCTGGGTGGAGCAACAGTTTGACCTGGAAGAATACGAGGACAAGGAAGTGGTGAAGGAGACAGACATCCTTAGTGATGAAGACGATGAGCTCTGCCAGACACCCGGAGCGTCGTCCGCCGAGGCCGAGCTCCGGGCGCCGGTCATGGCTTTGTCCTTGGAGAGCGAGGAGACCAGCGAGGGCGAGAGCCTTCAGTCCCCAAAGGCCAGCAGTTCCCCCGATGACGAGCAGAGCGCCGCCGCCAATAACAGCGTGGAGGAGGATCAAAAGCAAACGGAGCGGGATGAGATATGGGTAAGAAGGCAGCAGTCCGGTTCGTCCCCAGAATCTGGCACATAA